The Spirulina subsalsa PCC 9445 region GGAATGGTTTTAGAGGTGACGGTGCCAATACAACCAATTAGGCGATCGCCACTGGCATCTTCTCCAAAGGGGGCAAACAGTAAACCAATGGGACGGGCAATCCAACTCCCTAGATAAAAACTGAAGATCAGGGTGGTGCCAAAAATCACCCCTCCCCAGCCCCAAAAGGTGACGGGAATCTCCCCGGTGATTGACCCCACGACGGTATTCACGACCCATCCTGTCACCCCCCAAAGACTTAAATTTGTAGCCAGCAGCAAGATTAAGGGGGCTTTTCCTACACCTAACCAACCTAAAACTTGAGCGGCACTAAATTCCCCATTACTTTCTAAATCGGGGTCTGCATCGGCTTCTAGGATGCCATTGCCAACCTCAAGCTCCCCGTCTAAATCTAGCTCATCATCCCCGCCACCGGATGCAATGACAAACAGGAATAAGGCAATCCCAACGCCGAGGATAATCCAGTAAGGCAGATGACTGAGACTATATAGCATTAACTTAAGGGGGTGAAAACAACGGTCTACCCGAATCAAGGGGCAAACCTTCCCTCAGATTAACGATTGTTCTTCAGAACGTCAGGAAAGTGAAAACATTTTTAACTTTCCTCTTGTTTTTTCCCATTGGAGAATGTAGCAATTCTCCTACTGGTGAGGTGCAGAGTCTCTGGTTTGAGGGAATAGGGAACAGATCCTCTACAAAAGTGAATCATCACAGACGGGGAAATGCTATAAGACAAAAAGAAGCGGGAAAGGATTATCCAAGAACCTCTCCCACCACAGTAACTCTGACCAATCGAAGCAATACTATTTCATTATGACTACGGCCTGTATATGTTCGGGGGGGTAAATGTATATTCTCGTGACCACAATAAATTTCCCCTATCTCGCCTAGGAAGATGGGGGAATTGATCGCTCATTAGGTTTAATTTTCTACTATGTCCACACCAAACACATGGGCAAAAGCGCTAATAATTTTGGGTCGGACTGCTTCGACGGTGAGGGTGGGAATAAATTGGCTGAGACGGCCGACGGGGCGATCGCTAATCCCACAGGGAGTAATCCGCTCAAAGCCTTGGAGATCGGGACAGACATTGAGGGCGAAACCGTGCATGGTGATCCAACGTTTGACTTTAATCCCAATGGCGGCGACTTTGTAGCCTTCGACCCACACCCCCGTTAAGCCCGGAATGCGATCGCCTTTCAGACCATAGTCCGCCAAAACGTGCAGAATCACGGCTTCGAGTTGCCGTAAATACCAGTGTAAATCCGTCTGATAGTAACGTAAGTTCAAGATAGGATAGCCCACTAATTGACCCGGACAATGATAGGTGACTTCGCCCCCCCGTTCCGTGCGGTGCAGTTCGTAGGGGTCTTGTTGGGGGTCAAATTTCACAAAAGCCAGATCGGAGCCGGTGCCTAGGGTGTAAACGGGGGGATGTTCTAACAACAATAACAGATCCTCTAGGCGGGGATCTTGGAGGCGTTGGGTGAGGAGGGAGCGTTGTTCGGCTAGGGCGATCGCATAGGGAACGCAGCCATACTGTTTCACTACACAGCGTCGCGGCTTAGGATCGGGAACAGAGGGTCGATCTATCATGGCTAAAAGGGGACTAATATCAGTAACCGCAAGGATCACAACGGAATCGAGACTTTTGACGATTCGCCTTCTCTGATTCCATCGCGTTATCCCGCATCGTCTGCACTCGGGCAGAAGGCACATCAACCCCAAATTCCTTGGGCTGTTTAGATTACCACATTCTCGGGCAATCTCATAAATGTCAAGAGATGCAACGGAACATGAAGAGAAGTCAAGGGAATAGGTTCTCTGGAATACAAGGTGCTAGGGTGAAGGTAGAACAATGAGGCGTTATTCTAACGCACAAGGTCAAAACAGGGTTAAAACAGGGTCAAAATAAGGTCAAAAGAAGATCAAAAAAAAGAAGGTCAGAAAAAGGAGGCCATCCGCCCAATCTCATCATACTTTTTCCCAAGCTCAAACTCATTCTTGGAGCTATGTTCATGCTATAATAAAAGCAGGAGGATTGCATACATAAAAAAATGCAAAAACTGTCAGTCCTATATTATGGGAATGAGAGTCACAATAAAAGCAGTAAATCTCTGTCGATCCATGTTCAAAAGAAAGATACTTTTCGGAAAAACCCCCAAAAACATCCTGACTCGGAAAATACAGTCTAATCACGGCTTTTGGCTTCGTTGCTACTCCCGACTTGCTTGAGGGAATTCTGCTAGAATTGCTGATCTACAATTTCTGATACAATTGTAATTCGCGGAATTGTGATTTGCAGATGTATAGATTTTTTTCAGGCTGAAGCAGTTCAATTCTCACAGAGTTCGCTTAATGCAAAGAAACGAGTAGTTTCCTGAATCACTCCACATTAAACAGCATGAAAGCCTTGCTGTTCGGGAGTCATTCAACTGTTCGACTTAATAGACTTAAATGGAGTAATCGATATGAAGCTATTAATCCAGGGCAATAATATTGCAGTCACTGAAGCCATCCACAACTATGTTAAGGAAAAGCTGGAAAAAGCAGTTCGGCATTTCCAAAATATCACCACAAAAGTTGATGTTCATTTGTCGGTGGCTCGCAATCCCCGGATCAGTAATAGTCATAAAGCAGAAGTGACCGTTTACGCTAATGGAACGGTCATCAGGGCGCAAGAAAGCAGTGAAGATTTGTATGCCAGCATTGACTTAGTGGCGGATAAAATTGCCCGTCAACTGCGGAAATACAAAGAGAAACATCTGTTTAAGAAAGTTCATGCTCAGGTCAAAACAGGTGAGGTGATTGAGGAAAAACCTGTTGATGAAAATTTAATCGGCGATCGCCAACCTGAACTTCCTCCTGAAGTAGTACGCATGAAGTACTTTGCCATGCCCCCCATGTCTGTAGAGGACGCGCTGGATCAATTACAGATTATTGATCACGACTTCTACGTTTTCCGCAATAGTGACAGCGATGAAATCAACGTGATTTATATTCGCAATCATGGCGGATATGGTCTGATTGTGCCGCGTAATGGCAACGGAAACGGGAACAGCAGCAATGGTAGCACTCATGTCATTCTCGAAGAAGAAGAGGATTCGTTTGCGGAATTCCCTCCTGCCCAAGTGTAGAATCCCCGTGAGTGCAATCTAGAGTCACTTAATCCCTCCCCCTCCTTTCGGGGGAGGGGTTTTAATTAGGTCAGTGACATCCTCCCGACACCGACCCTAGGGGTACGGTGCGGGCTTCCCCATATCACTATGAGGCCTTCCTGCTTCTACGGGAGGCTCTAGATGTCTTTTTAGGGACATCCCCGATAACCTCTTCCTCCACAGGCAGCTTGACCCCCAGTCCGTTCGCGAAGCGTGACCCAGGAAGGGCTGCAAGTCCACGCTGCTCGACTATCATCGCCGCAGCAACGCCCCTATCCGTTACAAACCCACATAGTTGAGGTTTAACACGAATAGTAGCTTATTGACATGAACCTATTGTACAATATGTAGGGATAAATCGTCACTCCCTAGTAAATGATTGTTGGTTAATTTTCGGGGCATCGAACCCCTCAATTAACCGTCTTTCATCCCGACACTGACATTCGTACAGTGCGGGGCTTCCCGACGATGAGCTAACGCTATAATTTCTGGACTGAGTGTTAGAGGTTCAAAATGACTGTTCATGTAATCGGAGGTGGATTGGCGGGTACAGAGGCCGCTTGGCAAATTGCCGAGGCGGGGGTTTCGGTGGTTCTCCATGAGATGCGTCCGGTGTGTAGTAGTCCAGCCCATCACTCTGAGGCTTTGGCCGAGTTGGTCTGTAGTAATTCCTTTGGGGCAATGGCAAGCGATCGCGCTGCCGGACTACTCCATACTGAACTCCGTCAGTTAAACTCGATTATTATTCAAAAAGCGGATCAACACGCTGTTCCGGCTGGGGGGGCTTTAGCCGTCGATCGGGGGGTATTCAGTGACGACCTCACCCACACCCTCAGCCAGCACCCCCGCATCACCCTACAACGGGAGGAAGTGTCCGCTATCCCCCCGGAGGGAGTCGTTGTCCTGACCACTGGCCCCCTGACCAGTCCCGCCCTAGCAGAAGACCTACAACGCTTTACGGGCTTGGACTATATGAGCTTTTTCGACGCGGCCAGCCCCATTGTGGTGGGGGACTCGATTAATCATGACCTTGCCTTCCTGGCCTCCCGCTACGATAAGGGGGAGGCAGCCTATCTCAACTGTCCCATGAGTCGTGAGCAGTATTTGCATTTCTGGCAAGAACTTTGTGGCGCAGAACAAGCCCCGGTGAAGGATTTTGAGCGAGAGACGGCGAAATTTTTTGAGGGCTGTTTACCCATTGAAGAGTTAGCCCAACGGGGAGAAGATACCATGCGCTATGGCCCCCTGAAACCTGTGGGCTTGTTTGATGCCCGTTTGGGGGACTTTAAGGCTCCCGAAAACCAAGGGAAACGCCCCTACGCGGTGGTGCAGTTGCGCCAAGAAGATAAGGCCGGCCAACTGTGGAATATGGTAGGCTTTCAAACGAATTTGCGCTGGGGGGAACAAAAACGGGTGTTTCGCCTGATTCCGGGCTTGGAACAGGCGGAGTTTGTGCGGATGGGAGTCATGCACCGCAATACGTTTATTAATTCCCCGGAACTCCTAAAACCGACTTTACAGTTTAAGCAACGATCCTCTCTCTTGGCGGCTGGGCAGTTAGTGGGGACGGAAGGCTACACGGCGGCGGCGGCTGGGGGGTGGCTGGCGGGAACGAATGGGGCGCGTTTGGTTCTGGGTTTAGATCCAGTGATTCTCCCCCCGACCACTATGATGGGGGCGTTGTTGGAGTTTATCACGTCGGCCTCCCCGAAACATTTCCAACCTATGCCCCCGAATTTTGGGATTTTGCCTCCTTTAGGGCATAAAATACGCGGTAAACGAGAAAGATATGGCGTTTACCGCGATCGCGCCTTGGCAGACTTAGAACAGTGGAAACAAGGCCTTCAGAAGGATGGGGTTGCCCTCGTCTAGACCAAGAGTTCCGGGGTTAAGTGGCCACGGGTTCGGTTGTATTTGTCAAAGTGTTATTTGTCAAAGTCTTGTGCAAAGACTCACCCTGCAACCGTTGATGATATTTAGTCATCAACACGCTCAAAAGGTCGGGCATTTCCTGCCTGCAATGGGGACAATACCAATAGGCTCGTCCCTTTTGAGCATACATCAGCATCTGTTGAGAACAACAAGGACAGGGAATCATAATGGGTTCTATCAAATAAACAGTTTTAAAAGTAGGGTCGCACCCCTATTCCCCAGTTTAGGCAAAGAATTCTCAAATGTTTGTAAAGATAAATCACATTTATGGGAGATAAGGCAACATTTGATCATTAAGGAGAAATAAGTCAATCTACGGTTGTAGTGAAAATAACAATTGATTAAATTACCCCTATTGTTAATTTTAATCTTTTGTATATTCCAAGCGTCAGTTTATTTATGAATCATCACAAGCCAGCCCATTTTACCATTTTTTTGTATCAATGGCTACTCTGCCTGATCCTATTCGTTGCGGTCTGGTTGGGCTGTAGCTCGATGGCCTGGGCGAACTCTCCAGCGAATAATTTATTACAACACTGGCAGGAGAAAATCCACGAACAACAGACTGAACTCACAGAAGAACAAACCCATCTCACAGAAATTGAGCAATCCGCCCAGCGTTATTTGGATAATTTACAGCGTAATATCCAGATTATGGACTTACAGTTGAATTATTACCAAACGGAGCTAGATGAGAATAATCGCCAATTACAAGAATTATCGAGCCAATTAAACCAAGAGCGACAAGTCTATGCTCCCCAATTAGAGGCAACGGTGGCAAGGCTGCGTTTTTTGCAACGTCAATCCCTGAGTAGTCAAGGTTGGCGTTTTTTGCTCCATAGTGAGGATTTAAATGATTTTTTTGACCGTCGCGCCCGGTTAAAGTTGGTCTATGAAGCGGATCGGGAAAAGCTGGCCAAATTACAACAAAAATCCGACAAAATTAAGGCACAAAAGGACAGCGTACAACAGCAAAGTGAAAAAATTGCCCAATTAACCCAACAAATCGCAACGCAAAAATCCGATATTGAAGCCCAATTTGCTATTCAACAACAATTATTGAACCAGTTGGGGGGGGATTTAGCCGCCCTGAAAGCGGTTCAGGAAAAACTGGCGGAGGATTCGGAGGGGATTAGCCGTTTAATCCAAAAACGGGCTAGGGGCAGCAATCCAATTATTTTAGGGGGAACGGGTCGCTTTGCGGTACCCCATCAGGGGCCTGTGACCAGTGGGTTTGGCTGGCGACAACATCCGGTGTTAGGGGGGAGACGCTTACACGGGGGGATTGATTTTGGGGGAGAGGTGGGCAGTCCAATTTATGCGTCGGATAGTGGGACGGTGATTTTTGCGGGCTGGTATGGGGGCTATGGGCGAACGGTGGTGATTGATCATGGGGATAGTTTAACGACGCTGTACGGACACGCTAGCAAGCTGTATGTGAGCGAAGGACAGCCTGTTAAACAGGGAGAGGCGATCGCAGAAGTGGGATCCACCGGCCTCTCTACTGGCCCCCATCTACATTTCGAGATTCGCCGCAACAGCCAACCCATTGACCCATTAACATTGGTGCAAGTCCCTACGGAACAATTGGGTCAACTCCCTTGAACCTCCCCCTTTTGTACACCACTCAAATCAAAGTGTTTTTCGATAAGATGAGAGCAAGATGTTATCAGGAAGCGCTGTTAGAGGAATGAGCAAAAGATTAGTCTGGTTATTGGGTAGTTTGGCCAGTGTGGGCTTGGTCGTTCCTGTGCAAGCTTTGCAGGAGTCTACAGGCGATCGCGGCATTGTAGCCCAACGACTCCATCAAGCCCCCTACAACCTGATTGGGCGCAAAATTGGCTTAGGTCAAGTGGAAGTCGGACGACCGGGGAAATTTGGCTTAGATAAGACCTCCTCGGCCGCTTTACGTTCCGTTGTCGTGACGGGAGTTTTTTTACAAGATAGTCCCGCTAAAGCCAATAGTAATTTAGATACCCATGCCTCTATGGTTGCAATGGTCATGGTGAGTCAAGATAAAGCCCTAACAGGTGTGGCCCCCGGAGCGCGTTTATACTCTTCTGCCATTGGTTCCCTGCGACATGGAGGACAACCGGAAGAATGTCTGTCTGCCCAGCACGTCGCCCTCCAAAATGGGGGAGATGTGCGGGCGATTAACTTTAGTTTTGGCGAACCTTTGCGCCGAGATCCCCGACCTGACCCGATTTTAGACGGAAATGCTCTCCTCACGCGCTGTGTGGATTGGTCTTCTCGGGTTCATAATACCCTCTATGTAGTCGCCGGGAATCAAGGGAGTGGGGGGATTCCCATTCCGACGGATAATTTTAATGGAATTAATGTCGCCTCCTCCACACCCCGGGAGGATGGTTTTACAAAACTCGATTTTTCTAATTTAAGTGATGCACCCGAAGGCATTGGGCGGAGTTTAATCCTCCGGGAAATTAATGTCGGGCCCCGTCGTTCCATTGGTTTAGTGGCACCCGGGAGCCAAATTACAGTTTATAACCTACAGGGACAAGCGGTTCCGGTGATGGGAACCAGCTTCGCCGCGCCCCATGTGGTGGGGACTGTAGCGTTATTACAGGAATTCGGCGATCGCCAACTCGCCGCCAAAGTCCCTCAATGGACCACCGATGCCCGACGGAGTGAAGTCATGAAGGCGGTTCTTCTCAACTCAGCCGATAAACTCAAAGATCCCGGAGATGGTCGCTATTTAGGCATGAGTCGCACCCTCCACACCAAAGAAAATGAAACTTGGCTTCAAGGGGATGCCGCCCAAGATCCCAAAATTCCCCTTCATATTCAAATCGGCACCGGCCATTTAAACGCCTATCGTGCCTATCAACAGTTTAGTCCCGGTCAGTGGTCAGCCTCTGCCCCAGTTCCCCCCATCGGTTGGGATTATGGCACTGTGGCCGTTAATAGTGTGCAGGATTATGTCTTAGAAAAGCCCTTAAAAGGGGGAACCTATGCCGCGTTTACCCTCGCTTGGCATCGTTTAGTGGAGTTAAATGATCAGAGCAATACAGGTTTATTTACCGTGGGAGATAGTTTCCATGATCGGGGATTAAATGACTTAAATCTCTATCTCCTCCCCTTGGATGCCCAGACAACGGAAGAAAGTATCTGTTCTTCTGTCAGTGAGGTGGATAGTGTAGAACATATTTTTTGTCGAATTCCCGAAACGGGACGCTACAAAATCCGCGTTAAGTACCACACCCAAGCTAACGAACCCACTCAAGCTTATGCTCTAGCTTGGTGGACGGCAACAGGGGAATAGGCAATAAGATTGACTAGGGCTTGCTCAATCTTGACAAGTTAAGACCCCACGTTAGAAGTCAAGGGAACAGGGAACGGGAAGGAACAGGGGAAATTCAGGTTTTTGCCCTCAAGTCTATTTAATTTGGTATAAACGGCTAAAAGTCCTAGTAACAGTTCTTAGAGGGATATTCAGCAGACCTTACCTAAAAGCCTTGAACTAAATCATAATAAGTCGCCGCCATTTCCTCTGGCTTTCCACTTAAAGGAAACAGTAAAATACTCTCCACTCTGGGATTTTTAACCAAGTTTTCCAGTTGATTAAATTGCCGTTCTGTGATAGCAATTCCATTACTGGCTTCCACATATTTCATCTCATCTTGAAAATTTTCCTCCGCATAAACTTGAATAAAAGCCCGGTCAATATCCCAATTTTCCCAGTCCGCCGCAAAATATTGTTTCGCCCAATAAGGATTATGATGAGCCAGATCAAAACTGACATTCGGATTCGCTTCTCTCATCGCCTCAATCATATTCTGCACAAAATTAGTCAGCTTTTCTGTGCGGTCTACTTGTCCGGGTAATTCGGCATGATAGCCTAAATAATCATCCCACTGCACCGCATCAATTTGGGGATATTTCTGCACAAATTCTACTAAAATATCCGTCATATATTGAGCCACTTCCGGCACACTCACATCTAACACATAATGATCTACCCCCGGATGGGTTCTATCTACCCCGGCGACAATCCATCGGCGCTGAACCGCTAAATCAAACAGAGGACTATCCTCGTCAATTTTAATTCCTTTCTCAAAATAAGCATGAACTTCCATCCCCTGTTTATGAGCTTCATCAATTAACCAATCTAGCCATTGATCTTGGAATTGATTGGGACAACTGCGGGAATTAAATGTTTTCGCCATCACTTCACTGGGGTACATGGTGCAAGCATTTCCCCAAACTCCATGAATGATGGTATTAATCCCTTTAGAACGGTAATAACGCACTCGTTCCCGGATCATTTGTTCACTCGCATTATTGGTAATTTGGTAACGACTGATATAAATTCCCCGTAAATTTTGCTCCTGTTGTCGAGGAGAGGTGGGAGAGGTTGTAACTGCCGGAATCGGAGAAAGAATCGTCGAAGGCGCGGTGGCTTGAGGACTCGGGGATGCGTTAACAATAGGGGGATCTGTGGGGGAGGCTAAAGGAATAAAATCAGGGAGAAAATCCTCCAAGGGGATCTGTTGAACGGCATAGCTTAACACCGCTTGGGGGACTCCCAAATCATGGAGTTTTGTCCAGCCCCAAATCCCTAAACCTAGACCGAGAATGAGAACAGAGATGGGTATGCTACAACAACCACAACCCCCTTTTTTTTGCTTTGATTTTGTCATGTTAATAAAAAATGCCTGTTATTAGCTTACCGAGATCCTGAAGGTTGACTGCCATCTATTCTAGAAATTCAGCCAAATCTAGGAAGATTTCTGAGAGAGTGGGCGCAGGTTTCACAAAACTTAAAATTCATGTCAAAATGACAGAGTAGTGATTGAGTGGGTTTTCTAATTGAGGCAATGCTGATGACCCCAAATGTAAATCAACCCAATTCTAATGATGCTGTGTTGGGAGGAATGGCGATTCCTCTAGAGGGCTTAGTGTTGGGGGG contains the following coding sequences:
- the hpf gene encoding ribosome hibernation-promoting factor, HPF/YfiA family; amino-acid sequence: MKLLIQGNNIAVTEAIHNYVKEKLEKAVRHFQNITTKVDVHLSVARNPRISNSHKAEVTVYANGTVIRAQESSEDLYASIDLVADKIARQLRKYKEKHLFKKVHAQVKTGEVIEEKPVDENLIGDRQPELPPEVVRMKYFAMPPMSVEDALDQLQIIDHDFYVFRNSDSDEINVIYIRNHGGYGLIVPRNGNGNGNSSNGSTHVILEEEEDSFAEFPPAQV
- a CDS encoding S8 family serine peptidase, with protein sequence MSKRLVWLLGSLASVGLVVPVQALQESTGDRGIVAQRLHQAPYNLIGRKIGLGQVEVGRPGKFGLDKTSSAALRSVVVTGVFLQDSPAKANSNLDTHASMVAMVMVSQDKALTGVAPGARLYSSAIGSLRHGGQPEECLSAQHVALQNGGDVRAINFSFGEPLRRDPRPDPILDGNALLTRCVDWSSRVHNTLYVVAGNQGSGGIPIPTDNFNGINVASSTPREDGFTKLDFSNLSDAPEGIGRSLILREINVGPRRSIGLVAPGSQITVYNLQGQAVPVMGTSFAAPHVVGTVALLQEFGDRQLAAKVPQWTTDARRSEVMKAVLLNSADKLKDPGDGRYLGMSRTLHTKENETWLQGDAAQDPKIPLHIQIGTGHLNAYRAYQQFSPGQWSASAPVPPIGWDYGTVAVNSVQDYVLEKPLKGGTYAAFTLAWHRLVELNDQSNTGLFTVGDSFHDRGLNDLNLYLLPLDAQTTEESICSSVSEVDSVEHIFCRIPETGRYKIRVKYHTQANEPTQAYALAWWTATGE
- the trmFO gene encoding FADH(2)-oxidizing methylenetetrahydrofolate--tRNA-(uracil(54)-C(5))-methyltransferase TrmFO, translating into MTVHVIGGGLAGTEAAWQIAEAGVSVVLHEMRPVCSSPAHHSEALAELVCSNSFGAMASDRAAGLLHTELRQLNSIIIQKADQHAVPAGGALAVDRGVFSDDLTHTLSQHPRITLQREEVSAIPPEGVVVLTTGPLTSPALAEDLQRFTGLDYMSFFDAASPIVVGDSINHDLAFLASRYDKGEAAYLNCPMSREQYLHFWQELCGAEQAPVKDFERETAKFFEGCLPIEELAQRGEDTMRYGPLKPVGLFDARLGDFKAPENQGKRPYAVVQLRQEDKAGQLWNMVGFQTNLRWGEQKRVFRLIPGLEQAEFVRMGVMHRNTFINSPELLKPTLQFKQRSSLLAAGQLVGTEGYTAAAAGGWLAGTNGARLVLGLDPVILPPTTMMGALLEFITSASPKHFQPMPPNFGILPPLGHKIRGKRERYGVYRDRALADLEQWKQGLQKDGVALV
- the lipB gene encoding lipoyl(octanoyl) transferase LipB, with the translated sequence MIDRPSVPDPKPRRCVVKQYGCVPYAIALAEQRSLLTQRLQDPRLEDLLLLLEHPPVYTLGTGSDLAFVKFDPQQDPYELHRTERGGEVTYHCPGQLVGYPILNLRYYQTDLHWYLRQLEAVILHVLADYGLKGDRIPGLTGVWVEGYKVAAIGIKVKRWITMHGFALNVCPDLQGFERITPCGISDRPVGRLSQFIPTLTVEAVRPKIISAFAHVFGVDIVEN
- a CDS encoding OB-fold-containig protein, coding for MLYSLSHLPYWIILGVGIALFLFVIASGGGDDELDLDGELEVGNGILEADADPDLESNGEFSAAQVLGWLGVGKAPLILLLATNLSLWGVTGWVVNTVVGSITGEIPVTFWGWGGVIFGTTLIFSFYLGSWIARPIGLLFAPFGEDASGDRLIGCIGTVTSKTIPPITEGKIGQVDVSDPNHNLVTVAATLPDWATFAPQRGQKVIVVDRRPHSYQVIAKDSSDEDRWLANHSEIQDS
- a CDS encoding family 10 glycosylhydrolase — translated: MTKSKQKKGGCGCCSIPISVLILGLGLGIWGWTKLHDLGVPQAVLSYAVQQIPLEDFLPDFIPLASPTDPPIVNASPSPQATAPSTILSPIPAVTTSPTSPRQQEQNLRGIYISRYQITNNASEQMIRERVRYYRSKGINTIIHGVWGNACTMYPSEVMAKTFNSRSCPNQFQDQWLDWLIDEAHKQGMEVHAYFEKGIKIDEDSPLFDLAVQRRWIVAGVDRTHPGVDHYVLDVSVPEVAQYMTDILVEFVQKYPQIDAVQWDDYLGYHAELPGQVDRTEKLTNFVQNMIEAMREANPNVSFDLAHHNPYWAKQYFAADWENWDIDRAFIQVYAEENFQDEMKYVEASNGIAITERQFNQLENLVKNPRVESILLFPLSGKPEEMAATYYDLVQGF
- a CDS encoding murein hydrolase activator EnvC family protein produces the protein MNHHKPAHFTIFLYQWLLCLILFVAVWLGCSSMAWANSPANNLLQHWQEKIHEQQTELTEEQTHLTEIEQSAQRYLDNLQRNIQIMDLQLNYYQTELDENNRQLQELSSQLNQERQVYAPQLEATVARLRFLQRQSLSSQGWRFLLHSEDLNDFFDRRARLKLVYEADREKLAKLQQKSDKIKAQKDSVQQQSEKIAQLTQQIATQKSDIEAQFAIQQQLLNQLGGDLAALKAVQEKLAEDSEGISRLIQKRARGSNPIILGGTGRFAVPHQGPVTSGFGWRQHPVLGGRRLHGGIDFGGEVGSPIYASDSGTVIFAGWYGGYGRTVVIDHGDSLTTLYGHASKLYVSEGQPVKQGEAIAEVGSTGLSTGPHLHFEIRRNSQPIDPLTLVQVPTEQLGQLP